The region aaaaatgtaagtcgctctggataagattgTTTCCCAAATAGTGTAAATCGCATTTTAGGTATTTTCCCAAAATTAATATACtacctttttatttactaagCACCAAAAGTTAACCTCTAGTGCTTATAAACTGGTGCTTAGTCTTTATCATcgtaatatttttttctgagctCTTACATGACATAtattttccaaaacatttatttcaatgaTTTGTTTGCATGATGTAATGCAAGCCGTGTTCTGTAGGCTACCGAAATAGCGAGTAGCTCGCTAACGATGCTGtaatttagctgacgctttttatccaaagcgacttacaattatgagtgagtacaacttgagcaatcaagggttaagggccttgctcaggggcccaagtggcaacttggcagtgttgaggcttcaaccagcaaccttctgattacaactTAAGTACCTTACCTGTAATAACAGGATTATGATAGGAGAACAGAGGTCGAGGAAGTCTGTTTACATAAGATATGAAAATCGTCCAAGACTTCTGATTGATTTTCAGtactgcatgtttatttatttaaagtatttatttctttagagtactgaatattttagaatattgATTGCTTTGGAAGTTGTGATGTCAGTACCTGTGCTCAGGATAAGTAAATATAACTTAGCTAGAGAAAGCaatgttttgaacattttattattttataaccTTGAATATTTATTCATGACAGAGACTGGAACACTGTAGTGGAGTCAAAGTTCAAATCTCTAAAAGTGTAAATAACAAAGTAAAATGCAGACATTCCAAGAAAGAACTTATTAGTGGAGTGCTTGTATTTGGTTACTCTGGTTAGATTTTTGTAAAtcacttaaaatgtttgttgatttaatacattatacctttaaaaaagaaacaatatggcCCAGGGTTGTGGAAAATACTTTAGAATTTTAATGTAGCTCTGGATAAgcacgtctgctaaatgccataaatgtcaaTGTAAGTAGCATCTTaagagtacattttaaaataaactttgcaGCCTTCATCCTTGGCTAACCATTGCGGTCACAATCTATTTTGTAATCATAAAGAAcattaagtgtgtgtatgtgactttGTATGTATTGGATATTTTCTAACAGGTTATTAGGCCAGATATAGAGAGGGTGTGCTGGTTTTTGCTCCACTTGCATAATGGAATCCTCTTTTCACAGCAGAGATGGCAAAATTGTGCTTAGCCTCTTTGTCTCAAAAGATCTTATTGTGTTAATGTGGCAGGCTGTTCAGTGGTGCATGAGTCTGGGCTGCAGCCCCCACCCTTGCGTGGGTGGCTATCTGCAGGCAGGGCTCAAGGCCTCTTGTCCTCACTCAGAGAACGGCGCATGGGCTTCACTAAGACAAAGATCAGAGGGGGATAAAGGAAAATACGATCAATCCCTTTTCAGGTCagcttgattttttaaattttttttttatggagaAAGGAAATATACATGAAATATAGAAACAATATTGAAGCATTATTTCTGTTATGCATTCCATTGTGAATAAAGGTTATTAGGAAAGAgcaacaggaacaaaagaaTTTGTTTTCTGCGCTTATAGCTGTCTCCCCCTAATGGCAAATCTTTGTAACTACAACTAGTGTTCAACTACTTTTTTAATCCCAAAActacatacagaacacacaacattGGCTGAatgctttcttctctctctcagaaatgTCAGTAGTGTGATTTTGGAAGTCTCAATCCAGGCTTTACTCAACTAACAGAATACAATCCTGTGTATGTGATTCATGTAATTGATCTTCAGTTACAAGTTTATTtgtacacaaatacattttgtgtttggaGATTAAATGGTTATGACTGTATATCTATAGCTGGTATGCTCCCAAGATAAGTGTGctgtttatatacacatacaaaaagaaaGTAAGCAAGCGGGCTGGATCCATAGGCTGCAAGTGTCACCTGGTCAGACTCCTCAATGCTATGGATTATCCCCAAATTCATACAGGTTTACAGGAAAGCAGAAACATATTTtggctttaaaatgaaaagacacTCAACAACATTGGTTTCTATTTTTAATGTTCAACACAGGGTTTCATCGTCATCAGCTTTTGTCCGGTGGACACACACCAACTGTGAACAGTATGATatatcataaaaaaaacacttgtaaTTTATCCGAAAAACCATAAATCTGAAAAATCTACTTACAGCTAACTCTAATGGTGTGTTCTTGCCTTCCCAACAGGGttgtgtctctttgcttatattgtttgatCTCAACGTAGCATTTGATAATAGAATAAATTTTACTAGATAggctcaaaaatgttgttggggtTAAGAGAACAGCCATTTCCTTTAGATCTTAACTGATTGGGACTTTGTGAACCTAAATGGTGACTTTTCAGCATATATGAAGGGTAGTTTGTCTGTTCTAGGGCCcctctgcttctttctttctacaCTGATGACACTCAGTTAtccaaaccagaggacaaataTCAGCTTATTACTAAAGAACGTGTAAAGGACATAAAGACACTGGATGTTTGGAAAccttctctcacttaatccatTTGTTTTGTCAGCTCACAGGCAGCCAGGAGTAAGATCTCTGATTATGAAATAAACCTTGATGGTCTCCCACCTGCACATTTAATGGTTCAAGATCCTGGTGTAATTATGGAGGCCAGTCTCTTGTTTgaagctcatttaaatatttctaggaccaccttctccacctcaggaatatggcctacaaagcactgaacagTCTTGTCTCACATTACCTTAGCAAACTCTTGGTATATTATGATTTGCCTGCTTAGATTAGAATGTCCAGGCTCTTTTTAGTAGCTAGAATTATGAAACCCTCCTTGAAGCAGAACCTTTTCATATAAAGCTCCCAAGCTATGAAATAATCTTCCTGTCAAtatttgagactcagacacaatttcaatatttaaggataggctgaaaacctatttatttagtcaaatatttactgttagTCTAGCCTTTCACATTATATGATCCTGACTTACACACTGATATTTTACCACATCTAATAATCTATCCTCTTTCTGCCAAAGTACATTGCTTCTGGTGTGATGTTCTTTCTGAACCTTGACCCGTCTCAGCTGCTGTGGCTCTTAGCTCTAGCCCCAGCCATTCATTCTCCATCTCCCCTAGTGTGTCCCCTATCCCAGGTCCCCTTTTGCTTGCTCACCCGGGGCTTGGGACATCTGTGAAGTGGCTTTTGTAaaatgcactatataaataaatttgatgaCGAATTATGAAACAAGATTATGAATGGTTGTACAATAGCACTTGTCCTGCTTTCTCAAAGATGATCACATCTTATACCATGTTCTTTACAATGTGCAAACATTGAGCCATTTGAAGAATAACTGCCCATCTGCTGATTTCAAGAGACAGCAAGTTCTTCACACTCAGTTAAAATCAAAAGCAGGATACATTATTCAGCTCAACTTCGTTTCTACAAACCAAACAGAGAAGACAGGTTCAAGAATATTACTAAAAGGTAAACATTTCCAACATCTACAAATCtcttttaataagaaaaaacatGTAATTAGAAAACTATACATAATTTATACACAGAGGCAACTCTGTCAGGCAGTAATCCTTACAAAGGGTACATAAAATCTCTCAAATCTCCTCAGGTTTGTAACAGAAACTCCTCAAAATCACACAGAGGGCGTCTTCCTTCGTTTGCGCCGAGGTTTATCCGCATCTGCTTAACGCATGCCTTTGCCCCTCAGCAGACGCCTCTCCACCTGGATGACCTCACCATGCAGTTGTGCCTGACTGACCCCCAGCAGGAAGGAGAAAAGCCCCAGCAGCCACACATACATCCTGGGCAAGCTAGACTCCAGCTCCAAGAAATGTTCCCTGCATTCtctgcacacagaaacacagcattcacTATGCAAAATCCTGAAttacaacttttttttattttattcaaaatgtcaTTAACTGAATACTGATGTTTCTTGTTCACTCTTGGTCGTGCAAAGCCATAACTGGCCTGAACCACATTGAAACCCACAATAACTGGAAAGGTAGGTCATTTTTAATATAGTTTAGGAAAAAACTAAATTCAGGCAGTATTCAGGCTCATAACTGCTGTAAGGCGAGTTACACTTTGACATCAGCTGTGTTTAACAAAATGGTAACAAAGGAAGTTTTTTGACCAAGTTAATAATTATAAAGGAGAAAGCTTAAACAGATTATTTAACCTTCAGCTTAAAGAAAGTATAAcccacatttttgttttcctaaAACCCTAGAACCTATGAACCCATCCAAATAAATATAGAAAGAGTGCTGAAATCAGCGCAACACAACACTTTTTCTAGCGTACTATGATCATCAACCGTTCAAGCTATAATAAAGAGAATCTAGACTGCCCTCTTGGGTCTCATGTCAAATTGTTGATGAAAAAAAATTTTCACCGTTCTaaacaggagaagaaaaagcCAGAAGTATCTGTGAGTGTTACCGTGGGTGGCAAAGCCTCAAGGCTGGGTGCCAATACTTGCGGTTGACAAGGCACCGGGctcttccttttttctccaTCAGGAAGGCCAGGCGCTTATGGTGGAGGCTGGGTCCGTCCGCACCTTCTTCTGTTCCCCATAGGAAAAGGAAGCTGGATGGTGCGGGAGGCTGCTGCTCCATAGTGGAACCAGTGAGAGTATGGAAATTGCTCTGCAGCTGCTCAACTACACCTGGCCAGATGAGGAGACAGGGGACAGCCTGTTCATTGGTCTGGTGGTCACTGCCACTAGGATGACCCAGGTTCGAGGCTAGGTATGGTTACTGCCTTATGGCTACTACAAATGGCATCAAAAGTGGGATTATATAGAGGCCACCATGAGTGTACCCATGGTCAgaaaacacccacccacacccctggATGAGGGGTGGGTACTTGGACACATTGAGGGAAGCATTGTACCCATTGGGTGGGTACTTGAGGGAAGCACATAAGTGCACTCCCTAGAGAAGGCAGTGTGACAGACTGTCCCTCCCCTTAGGAGAGGGCGGTGTGTTGGAGAGCATCACTCAGTTGGGTAGTGTGCAATTATACCTGCCGTGCTcgagagctggctctttgttCTAGAGGTCGGAGAGTCTCCCCATTTGCCCCACTATATTCTGCTTGAGTAGCAGAGCAATGGGTGACTGGGTTGTTAAGGATTGGATTATTAGGTATGGTATAGTGGTCTCCATTTCTTAACATCATCTCAACAAACACATGTAGACATGTTTTTGGCACCTTGAAATGATTAAGAAATGCATCCACTCAATATGGTACAACACTAGAAGAATACCATTTAGTAAGCACTACAGAGTTATTTACTTGTCTCTGTAATCACAATGGCAATGCTTGTATTAAACGTAAATGGCATTCGTTTGTCCACgttttaaataaaacctttaGTGTCTGACAATCTGCATGTGGACATTTGCATAACCCTGCTGCTCAAATTCTACCCTACGTCCAAGCAAGATTTAAAcctagaaataaaataattattgttaacCAAACCATTTGCAATGGATGGTAAAGTAAACAGTTATGACCAAACTTTACATCTCCTTTTCAGATCACTTACGTCTCCTTTTTAGGACCAAAGTCTTGTTTTTCAAGTTTGGAACGACAGGCTTCTTGGATTTCCATGCCTGCCTGAGGGAGTGAAGCAAAGCCCAATTAAAACTGCATGACATTCAAAAGACAAGAAAGCTGCTGGTCACCTCTCAAACCAAGAAATGGAGCAGGTTCCCTGAGAAGCAGCTCATCTCACCTGGCCtcagcctgctcctctctctccctggcacTCTCCAGCGCAGGCTGGACACTCATATACCACCGTCTCAAACTGAACATCTTGCTGCCTGTCAACAGAGGTGATGGTATAAGCCAGTCGAGACACAGGCAGGGAACCTTCAGCCACATTGCATGTACTCAAGGACATCAGCAACAACTTTCCTGCAGTGAGCTTCCAAGCATACCATAGCAGTAAGAGGATTAAAAATTTAACTGCAAGTCCTGTATTATAAACTGCAAGTCCAAGTGCTTTCATGTCATCACCAGACAGTATAGGCAATCTTAAATGCGTGCTCTCAAAAACATGCACTGCCATGCTGATAATGGCATGATTCTTGACTTACCTGTTGTGGTCTTTTTCTTCATGTGGTGTTTTTCTCTTCGTTTATCTGCCTTCCTGGACAGCATCCTTGAAACATTAAATGGATGCAGAAATTCATGTAGCGTCTgtgcatttacattatatattcaaaacaatgcatgcattctgtacatttttataaggCTGGCAGATTCTCATTAAACACGGACAATTCAGGCAGTCACACAGgctgaaaaacatttgaaaaactgAATTTTGCCAAAGTAACAGCAGTAAGGGGATTGACCAGCAGCTGATTAACATtgttctaaaaacaaaaagtgagtTTGACTACTAATGGAGAGAAACATCCACATGGACACTGACAGAATTGCAAGTTATGCAATTTCTTTAAAGACATAGTAACTACACGTAAAGGATGTTCCCCATCAAACCTGTACCAACAGAATTGCTTAAGCAACAAATACTTTTCCAATGGTTTTCTGTATTGTACATTATTTCTACAGAGAAATCTCTCATTCGTTTTCACAATTTTCTACATATATCATGAAGGACTAGCCGGTCAGCATtacaaacatgtaaatatgaatatgattcATTTTGGGTTATAATATTTGTACGAATATTTAAGCCTCTGAAAACAACAGATTCTAAAGGTATTCATGTTCCACCAAAAAATACTATTTCCTTTAAGCCATGTTGAGTTCTGACAGAGTGTAAATGCTTTTAATAAACCATTTGTTTAAATGAACGTGTGTGCAAATTACATACTTTTTTCTTACTCATTATCctgttgcaaaaacaaaaaaaaaacaaaaaaaaccaacaacaactgCTACAAACACAGGGAGCAACAGCActggtgcttttgtttgtttgagtcaCTTACCACTCTGTCTGATCATCCAGCTTGAACAGAAGCTTCATGGTCACAATGATGAGCGCTGCTGCCTGAAGGTCGTAACAGGGGAGTCTCTGCTTAGGCCCagcagggtcaaaggtcagaaaGAAGTCGTTCCCCATAGCCGTCTTCTCCATTACCTTACATACCAACAAATGAAGCTCATCTGAGGATAAGAGTGAGAAATGACAAGGGAAGAGAaagataagagtgtgtgtgtgttcaaagtGACATTGACCACCTGAACCCAATGCTGCAGATATACTCACCAGGAAGGTTGGCATCCATTGTGTAGCGGAGGCAGAGCAGAGCTGGGTGGAGGAGGCAATCCTGGGAAACAGGAGGGAAGGTGGGTAGCTCCATGACCTTAGCCAGCAGTGATGCCTCCCTGTGCACCATCCTGTAGGAGGGGATGGACTGCAGAGAACCCACACAGGTTAGAAACACCGCACATCATTCAATACCACTAACTTAAGCATAACATTTGATCATATGCACTCTTCCCTACCCACCTCAGCTATAAAGAACTTGCAATCCTTGCCAAAGATCTTCATCTCTTCAGGGAAATGCTCATGCACGTTAATGTAAGGGACATGCCTTTTGGACACCAGCCTTCAACAGAAAAGCTGCCCAGGTTTAGGTAACTAATGTAGGTAGACTGCAGACCccacagcacagaaaaacaaccaccacTTAGTACATACTCAAAGAAGCTACAAGCCAATTTAGGACACAGACTGCTTAACAGAAGAAGCCAGTTTCCTTTACTTGCAGGGGGCAAGTAAAGGAAACTGGCTTCTTCTGTTAACAGTGACAGTATCAACAAGCCAAAACATGACCCTCAGTGGTCCTATTACATACCTGAGCAAGTCTGCGAGTGTGATGGCCTCTCGCATCCAGAGCAGGGCCAAGTGGCACAGGGCCAGCGTTCGAGGCATGGTCATAAGATGGCGGCTTTTACTCTCCTTTGCAAAGGAGTAGTATGCGGCGTCCAGGGAGCCTGAACACACTGACAACTTCCCATCGCTGGTGTTTCCTGCAGGATTCGGGGGTGCATTTGAGCGCATAGACAACATAGACCAACAAGGCCAACAACAGCAACGGGAAATGAGCCAGAGCAGCGGGAATGATACCAGAGTCTTCCAGCGCTGAGGAAACCCTGTTGGGCAGCGATGCTTCAGATGATTCATTCAGAGCTAAAGACTCAGGCTCACTGTCAGAAGTTATATCCTGAGGAATGaatgtgagaaagacagagggacagattGATTTAACCTTTGAGTATCTTTGCACATCATGTCAAAGTATATTTAGCAGAGATATGCGTTACCCGTAACATAAGCCAACGAGTAGCAACGCAAGGCTCCGTAGTGGTAAAAGTACTAATTCTGCTGCAGAGACTTTTTGATTATGAAAGATGTTCAGCATGCCCATGATCACAACAAGAGTACAAAGCCTAAACCCATGCACTAGTTTGAGTGCTCACTCCATCCTCACCCCTGGACTTCCGTTTGTGATCCTTGGGTTCTTCGTGTAAGCCTGTCTGGTCTTCTGCAGGTATCGCATCCAGAAATTCCATAACACCTTTTTCTGTGAGATACACTTAACTTCAGTAAAAGCAGATATGCCTCATTTCAATAAAACAACGTAAATCACCTCTTGGTATCTATACTGACAATGCTTAACTGACCTTAAATTCAGGGCAGACACCCAGACCAACCAAAGCTTCTGCCTGATGTTTTAGGATAAACTGAAAGCCTTCACACACTATCCACTTTCGTCCACCTTCCacaatatgcacaaacacaacaagAGTAATAATAAATGAGTCGACATGTGGAATAATTATTTATACAAAGTTTCTTCAGGAATAATGTCATTCGACATAGTCGTAGCTTCAGAAAATATGAAGTTTATTCAATATGCAGGGTGTTTTACCTCTGCCATTTCTCTTTCGAGTGCCTGATGGAAAATGAGATATCCTGTTGTTCGCAGAGTATGTGCTAGAATCCACAACGTCTTTTGTTCTCTGTTAAtcaaatgaaatggaaataGGGGACACAGTAAGCAAGCTACTTCGGGGAAACTGAAGTTGCACTCTTTAATGAGACactaataaatgttttagttcTGGCATATAAGATGTGACTAAAGATACCTTTCTAGAAAACGGTACCGTCTACTGTTTATACGCTGATGACAGGAATATTTTGGTCCTACGTATTCATATCTAGCTAGAGCTCGTCAGGAGTCAGCAACCTGAAGAAACGTTTGAAGctctctagctagctagttattttatttataccaCTATTGTAAGGAAAGAACATCAACGAAACATAATTAAGatctacatttaaaaagttgCTCTGACCTCAATAACGTTGTGGCAGTTCTTACAGAAAAACTGCTCCGCATCTGTTAGGCCCCAGCATACATTCCCGCACTGCCCACATGGTTCACTGTAACCTTCctgaaaatcaaatgaaatgcGACAATTTAGCTGTTTTGTATACATTTCAGCTTTGCTAcctacaacaataacaatagttAGCCAGCTGACCTTACAGCTCGCTGTTGCGAGCTGGCTCAAAGAGCTAAGCAGCTAATCCCACAAAAATGAGTTCTCACTGCTAAAACTTACTGTAAGATCTTCGTCCATTCTTCACATCACTttactattttttaaattaagcgACCGATTAACTTAACACAGTTTAAATAGCCACCGCAACTGGTACTTGCAGTTTTAGCTAGGCAGCTTGAAAACTAACATTCTTTCACTGCACATGcttttcacttttaaagaaATTTTCAAAATGGCGACCGCAAGCTacccttcaaaataaaagaccaTGGCGCAGAAGTAACAAACTCTGATGCCTACCAAATAAGTAAGTAAGTAGCAGGCGAAGATACAATGTTTTGGTTATCAAGATGTGTTCAAGGTAGACAAGTGGATACAACCCTTACTCATTAATTGGTCAGCTGAGAACAGATATTCCAGTTGAGGGCGCACTCGTCCATCTTTTATGTTACTGGACAAAGGAGGGAATAAAAATATGTGTGGGTAAAGAGATcgtgtaaaaaagaaaacttaacAACCAAACTATATCGTAAATTCTCACGTGTCTGTTTTATGACCAAAGATGAGAATGCTTTCCTCTGAATAATGTGTGGGTGGGTACTCAAGTCGGTGTGAGTAGGAGGGCGAGGAAGTGTAACGTCACAAGGATAGGCAGCTCCATGGAAACCAATGGAAGCATATGAGAGTTTATTGCAGGAGCAGcttgcaatttaaaaaacaaacaaacaaaccaaaaaaaccaaatgcAATTTTACCTATCGTTGTAAATTGCACTAAAGTCATCTTTGCTTTAGCAATTATGTGATACACATAAGCCTCATGTAACAAAACGAAAGTAAAGACTACTAATTTTTACTAAACAGGTAACGCTAGTTATTATCTGAGGGAAACTAGTTATATCTGAGGGAACTCTTGAACTGAGAAAAGAAGCTGCATACTGGAGAAAAAACTGCTGCttcttttgaaaaacatttatcCATTCATGTagaatttgcatatttgtgtgttccCGAACAAGTTTAAATTTGAGCaagtgaacgtgtgtgtgtgtgtgtgtgtgtgtgtgtgtgtgtgtgtgtgtgtatatgtgagtattCTCATGGTCAAACCACCTTGCCTAACCTGTTTGATTTAGAGctgctgctctctttctcatgaGTTATTTCTTTG is a window of Electrophorus electricus isolate fEleEle1 chromosome 3, fEleEle1.pri, whole genome shotgun sequence DNA encoding:
- the taf1b gene encoding TATA box-binding protein-associated factor RNA polymerase I subunit B isoform X1, yielding MDEDLTEGYSEPCGQCGNVCWGLTDAEQFFCKNCHNVIERTKDVVDSSTYSANNRISHFPSGTRKRNGREGGRKWIVCEGFQFILKHQAEALVGLGVCPEFKKKVLWNFWMRYLQKTRQAYTKNPRITNGSPGDITSDSEPESLALNESSEASLPNRVSSALEDSGNTSDGKLSVCSGSLDAAYYSFAKESKSRHLMTMPRTLALCHLALLWMREAITLADLLRLVSKRHVPYINVHEHFPEEMKIFGKDCKFFIAESIPSYRMVHREASLLAKVMELPTFPPVSQDCLLHPALLCLRYTMDANLPDELHLLVCKVMEKTAMGNDFFLTFDPAGPKQRLPCYDLQAAALIIVTMKLLFKLDDQTEWMLSRKADKRREKHHMKKKTTTGSKMFSLRRWYMSVQPALESAREREEQAEARQAWKSKKPVVPNLKNKTLVLKRRRVVEQLQSNFHTLTGSTMEQQPPAPSSFLFLWGTEEGADGPSLHHKRLAFLMEKKGRARCLVNRKYWHPALRLCHPRECREHFLELESSLPRMYVWLLGLFSFLLGVSQAQLHGEVIQVERRLLRGKGMR
- the taf1b gene encoding TATA box-binding protein-associated factor RNA polymerase I subunit B isoform X3 is translated as MDEDLTEGYSEPCGQCGNVCWGLTDAEQFFCKNCHNVIERTKDVVDSSTYSANNRISHFPSGTRKRNGREGGRKWIVCEGFQFILKHQAEALVGLGVCPEFKKKVLWNFWMRYLQKTRQAYTKNPRITNGSPGDITSDSEPESLALNESSEASLPNRVSSALEDSGNTSDGKLSVCSGSLDAAYYSFAKESKSRHLMTMPRTLALCHLALLWMREAITLADLLRLVSKRHVPYINVHEHFPEEMKIFGKDCKFFIAESIPSYRMVHREASLLAKVMELPTFPPVSQDCLLHPALLCLRYTMDANLPDELHLLVCKVMEKTAMGNDFFLTFDPAGPKQRLPCYDLQAAALIIVTMKLLFKLDDQTEWMLSRKADKRREKHHMKKKTTTGSKMFSLRRWYMSVQPALESAREREEQAEARQAWKSKKPVVPNLKNKTLVLKRRRLNLAWT
- the taf1b gene encoding TATA box-binding protein-associated factor RNA polymerase I subunit B isoform X2, whose amino-acid sequence is MDEDLTEGYSEPCGQCGNVCWGLTDAEQFFCKNCHNVIERTKDVVDSSTYSANNRISHFPSGTRKRNGRGGRKWIVCEGFQFILKHQAEALVGLGVCPEFKKKVLWNFWMRYLQKTRQAYTKNPRITNGSPGDITSDSEPESLALNESSEASLPNRVSSALEDSGNTSDGKLSVCSGSLDAAYYSFAKESKSRHLMTMPRTLALCHLALLWMREAITLADLLRLVSKRHVPYINVHEHFPEEMKIFGKDCKFFIAESIPSYRMVHREASLLAKVMELPTFPPVSQDCLLHPALLCLRYTMDANLPDELHLLVCKVMEKTAMGNDFFLTFDPAGPKQRLPCYDLQAAALIIVTMKLLFKLDDQTEWMLSRKADKRREKHHMKKKTTTGSKMFSLRRWYMSVQPALESAREREEQAEARQAWKSKKPVVPNLKNKTLVLKRRRVVEQLQSNFHTLTGSTMEQQPPAPSSFLFLWGTEEGADGPSLHHKRLAFLMEKKGRARCLVNRKYWHPALRLCHPRECREHFLELESSLPRMYVWLLGLFSFLLGVSQAQLHGEVIQVERRLLRGKGMR